In Amycolatopsis sulphurea, one genomic interval encodes:
- a CDS encoding ATP-binding cassette domain-containing protein, whose amino-acid sequence MNEPEAAVRCAGVRHAFGTTRAVDGVDLEIRPGEVFGLLGPNGAGKTTTIRVITTLLTAEAEQVSVFGIDVTRRRIDVTRRRMAVRRRIGYVPQQLSADGALTGRENATLFARLFDVPRAQRTAQVRLAGRYRARAHDRIGLAGQAGAMTLASHQRPHTAFSPPRA is encoded by the coding sequence ATGAACGAGCCCGAGGCCGCCGTCCGGTGCGCGGGGGTGCGGCATGCGTTCGGTACCACGCGCGCGGTGGACGGGGTCGATCTGGAAATCCGCCCCGGCGAGGTGTTCGGCCTGCTCGGCCCGAACGGAGCGGGCAAGACGACCACGATCCGGGTGATCACGACATTGCTCACCGCCGAGGCGGAGCAGGTCAGCGTGTTCGGGATCGACGTCACGCGGCGGCGGATCGACGTCACGCGGCGGCGGATGGCGGTGCGGCGGCGGATCGGCTATGTGCCGCAGCAGCTTTCCGCGGACGGCGCGCTGACCGGGCGGGAGAACGCCACGTTGTTCGCCCGGCTTTTCGACGTACCGAGGGCGCAGCGAACCGCGCAAGTGCGTCTTGCTGGGCGCTACCGCGCTCGCGCTCACGATCGCATCGGCCTTGCTGGGCAGGCTGGCGCGATGACACTTGCGTCACATCAACGCCCGCACACCGCGTTCTCACCGCCGCGGGCTTAA
- a CDS encoding MarR family winged helix-turn-helix transcriptional regulator: MPANVLAEDLMTAVLRIRRLVRRRLRGELPGPHLPASHVELLRVVHREPGIGVAAAARELNLAGNSVSTLVNLLTERGLLRREVDPADRRAARLHVTGAAVRRMTAWRQARIGLVAEALDRLSEEDTAAITAALPALGRLTALLDPVEEGR; encoded by the coding sequence ATGCCCGCGAATGTGCTCGCCGAAGACCTGATGACCGCCGTGCTGCGGATCCGCCGCCTGGTACGGCGGCGGTTGCGGGGTGAGCTGCCCGGCCCGCATCTGCCCGCTTCGCACGTGGAACTGCTGCGAGTGGTACACCGCGAGCCGGGGATCGGAGTGGCCGCGGCCGCGCGGGAGCTGAACCTGGCCGGGAATTCGGTGAGCACGCTGGTGAATCTGCTCACCGAGCGCGGATTGCTGCGCCGCGAGGTCGATCCGGCCGATCGGCGGGCCGCACGGCTGCACGTCACCGGCGCGGCGGTGCGGCGGATGACCGCCTGGCGGCAGGCGCGGATCGGACTGGTCGCCGAGGCACTCGATCGACTGTCCGAAGAGGACACCGCGGCGATCACCGCGGCCCTGCCCGCACTCGGCAGGCTCACCGCGCTCCTTGATCCGGTGGAGGAGGGCAGATGA
- a CDS encoding universal stress protein, which produces MEQLVEEYGPRWEPGPYERGTDGPRVILTGVDTSPTGLRAAAYAAGLARRQRARLVVVYVASPRVWTGLAAAAVVDVQLRSFEEEIKQLRDELAARAHELSVPVTFMVRRGETFPELRQAALDESADLVVVGASEQGGHRLVGSVGNRLVRAATWPVVVVP; this is translated from the coding sequence GTGGAGCAACTGGTCGAGGAGTACGGCCCGCGCTGGGAGCCCGGTCCGTACGAACGAGGTACCGATGGACCGCGGGTGATCCTGACCGGGGTGGACACGTCGCCGACCGGGTTGCGCGCGGCGGCGTACGCGGCCGGTCTCGCCCGCCGTCAGCGAGCGCGGCTGGTGGTCGTGTACGTCGCTTCGCCCAGAGTGTGGACCGGGCTCGCCGCGGCGGCAGTGGTCGACGTACAGCTGCGGTCTTTCGAGGAGGAGATCAAGCAGTTGCGCGACGAGCTGGCCGCCCGTGCGCACGAGCTGTCGGTGCCGGTGACCTTCATGGTGCGGCGCGGCGAGACCTTCCCCGAACTGCGCCAGGCCGCTCTCGACGAGAGTGCCGACCTGGTCGTGGTCGGCGCGTCCGAGCAGGGCGGGCACCGGCTCGTTGGCTCGGTCGGCAACCGGCTGGTCCGCGCCGCGACCTGGCCGGTCGTGGTGGTGCCGTGA
- a CDS encoding putative protein N(5)-glutamine methyltransferase — translation MTRNSGRVDYSEIVTRLRAAGCVFAEDEAQLLVESGEPLGPLVARRAAGEPLEHLLGWAEFVGRRFVVAPGVFVPRHRSELLVRLAAGFARAGSVVLDLCCGSGALGATVAAEVPGIELHAADVEPAAVRCARKNVPGAVYEGDLYQPLPSRLRGHVDVLISNVPYVPSGDLRLLPPEARDHEPRTALDGGDDGLALLRRVVAEAPSWLAPGGHVLFETSEQQAKAAAAEARRAGLIARVEHSADLGATVVLGSR, via the coding sequence ATGACAAGGAATAGCGGACGGGTGGACTACTCCGAGATCGTGACGCGGCTGCGTGCCGCAGGCTGTGTGTTCGCCGAGGACGAGGCACAGCTGCTGGTGGAATCCGGCGAACCGCTCGGACCGCTGGTCGCCCGCCGCGCGGCGGGGGAGCCGCTGGAACACCTGCTCGGCTGGGCGGAGTTCGTGGGACGGCGGTTCGTCGTGGCGCCGGGCGTTTTCGTGCCGCGGCACCGCAGTGAGCTGCTGGTCCGGCTGGCCGCGGGGTTCGCGCGGGCCGGTTCGGTGGTGCTCGACCTGTGCTGTGGTTCCGGCGCGCTCGGGGCCACGGTCGCCGCTGAGGTGCCGGGCATCGAACTGCACGCCGCCGACGTGGAGCCCGCGGCAGTGCGGTGCGCGCGGAAGAACGTGCCAGGGGCGGTGTACGAGGGCGATCTCTACCAGCCCTTGCCGTCGCGTTTGCGCGGCCACGTCGACGTGCTGATCTCGAATGTGCCGTACGTGCCCAGCGGAGACCTCCGTCTGTTGCCGCCGGAAGCCCGTGATCACGAACCGCGGACCGCCCTGGACGGCGGGGACGACGGGTTGGCCCTGTTGCGCAGAGTCGTCGCGGAAGCGCCGTCGTGGCTGGCGCCCGGCGGGCACGTGCTGTTTGAAACGAGTGAGCAGCAGGCGAAAGCCGCGGCCGCGGAGGCGCGCCGAGCCGGGCTGATCGCGCGTGTCGAACACTCGGCGGACCTCGGCGCCACTGTCGTGCTCGGCAGTCGTTGA